In one Lolium rigidum isolate FL_2022 chromosome 3, APGP_CSIRO_Lrig_0.1, whole genome shotgun sequence genomic region, the following are encoded:
- the LOC124701417 gene encoding uncharacterized protein LOC124701417 translates to MGGCNSSCCGDQSGADAAVRLPEPFQLPAPLPVWPQGGDFAKGVICIGELYVTNVSELQNIWSCSGATFYEPKEVPNGFHCLGHYAQQNDQPLQGFLLVAREAASSQLVNSKPALVKPLDYTLVWTDADSYEDDNGDCGCIWSPSPPEGYEALGYVVTRGLKKPSLETVRCARHDLTDACENFRSVLNMKSSFQVWNTRPSDRGMAGRGIPVGTFYCQTDSDISEESGIPCLKNFDQNLRAMPNLDQIHALIEHYGPTVFFHPQETYLPSSVSWFFENGATLYTKDIKMGDAILAGGSNLPAGGTNDGEYWIDLPDDDRNGYVKVGNLKSAKLYAHVKPAHGGTFTDIAMWVFCPFNGPATIKIGLASFALQKVGRHTGDWEHFTLRISNFSGELSSIYYSEHSGGGWVDVSDLEFISGNKAIVYSSRNGHASYAHPGCYLQGSEALGVGMRNDVARSDLSIDSSTMYEVISAEYLGDTVVEPCWLQYMREWGPAVTYNSRSEVDTVLSFLPFFLRFTVEAIFDSLPAELYEEEGPTGPKEKDNWEGDERC, encoded by the exons ATGGGAGGATGCAACAGCTCCTGCTGTGGGGATCAatccggcgccgacgccgccgtcCGGCTGCCGGAGCCGTTCCAGCTGCCGGCGCCCTTGCCCGTGTGGCCGCAAG GAGGGGACTTCGCTAAGGGTGTAATATGCATAGGAGAACTCTATGTTACAAATGTCAGCGAATTGCAGAATATATGGAGTTGCTCTGGAGCTACATTCTATGAGCCAAAAGAAGTTCCTAATGGTTTCCACTGCCTTGGGCACTACGCCCAACAGAATGACCAGCCTTTacagggttttcttcttgttgcaAGGGAAGCAGCTAGCTCTCAATTGGTCAATAGCAAGCCCGCCCTTGTGAAACCCTTGGATTACACCCTTGTTTGGACCGATGCTGACTCGTATGAAGATGACAATGGTGATTGTGGGTGCATTTGGTCGCCATCACCACCAGAGGGTTATGAAGCCCTTGGCTATGTGGTCACTAGAGGACTAAAGAAGCCATCACTGGAAACTGTTCGATGTGCTCGACATGACCTAACAGATGCATGTGAAAACTTTAGGTCAGTCCTGAATATGAAAAGTTCATTCCAAGTTTGGAACACAAGGCCTTCTGACCGTGGGATGGCAGGACGAGGTATACCTGTTGGTACATTCTACTGTCAAACAGATTCGGATATCAGCGAGGAATCAGGCATTCCCTGCTTGAAGAACTTTGACCAGAATCTGAGAGCCATGCCTAATCTAGACCAGATTCATGCACTAATTGAACACTATGGCCCGACTGTTTTCTTCCACCCACAAGAGACATATTTGCCGTCATCCGTTTCTTGGTTCTTTGAGAATGGAGCTACCCTGTACACGAAAGATATAAAGATGGGAGATGCTATACTTGCTGGTGGCTCAAACCTGCCTGCTGGTGGGACGAATGATGGTGAGTACTGGATTGACCTCCCTGATGACGACAGGAATGGGTATGTCAAAGTTGGTAATCTGAAGAGCGCCAAGCTCTACGCTCATGTTAAGCCGGCTCATGGAGGGACCTTCACTGACATTGCGATGTGGGTGTTCTGCCCGTTCAATGGGCCAGCAACAATAAAGATTGGACTTGCAAGCTTTGCTCTTCAGAAGGTCGGGAGGCACACCGGAGACTGGGAGCATTTCACCCTCCGCATAAGCAACTTCTCGGGAGAACTCTCATCTATCTACTACTCAGAGCACAGCGGAGGCGGATGGGTGGATGTTTCCGACTTAGAGTTCATCTCAGGAAACAAAGCGATCGTCTACTCGTCGAGGAATGGGCACGCAAGCTATGCCCATCCTGGCTGCTATCTGCAGGGCTCTGAGGCGCTTGGCGTCGGAATGAGAAATGATGTCGCGCGGAGCGATCTGTCTATCGATTCAAGCACGATGTATGAGGTAATCTCGGCGGAATACCTGGGAGACACCGTGGTGGAGCCATGCTGGCTGCAGTACATGAGGGAGTGGGGCCCGGCCGTGACCTACAACTCACGGTCTGAGGTGGACACGGTGCTCAGCTTCCTGCCGTTCTTTCTCCGGTTCACGGTGGAGGCGATATTCGACAGTCTTCCGGCAGAACTGTACGAGGAGGAAGGCCCGACTGGACCCAAGGAGAAAGATAACTGGGAAGGAGACGAGCGGTGCTAG
- the LOC124701416 gene encoding kinesin-like protein KIN-10B, whose translation MAMEEILDFSKTISGAVVKVSSYQVVQDTQIFDLLEPKDQEVLVLEDAQRRTHLKGLSKLHVKSVEDFAHLSCFDSNRQNKQSTKASTQVHTRGHQGLIIHISRVDQGGTECAIAKMNFLNLTGYVDPKQKNNGGVAALSNSNKSMYALMNVVQALNSNQSFLPYRESKVTRILQDSLCKTSGAVLIACLDEISCQDTVSTLSLAARSSQVANEQYRRSMSVTSSKKENFNLSANAKNSSRPILTSIHQPNPVAEKQDRPQWNNSAAKACQTPIANKRRSQPIMHSAKKSESLFSTPIKTKQKDAKPTMGERSSQPIVYPAKKAESLLSTPIKMKQKDAKPTISGRSQPIVRSAKKAESSLSTSRMKQKDAKSTVSRRTLLCPSTNSSKEDEIVVAPAAVEVKEVQSSRDMEVHAPSTDVEFDKTSDTLDTVPSKNNETKGRTLAYVYRREKHDIVSSGTQKVVSSSMGEEGFDETSYTLDTVSSETQKVVLSSMEEDVQSSPGVEIHAPSRNVGFDETSGTLDTVSAETQKVVISSMEEEDYSLSVLHALSSHTDSGDTCSSSVPDVLVKKTPVDAKKQSPKLSDRLREISNSLKLLSTRPVSITTQNIMETPQKVGMETPQRVGMEYVQPINMDVPEPKTPATHLKFEHAEEPSNNSFKARSVGIKNSIVQECLTFLNSANKEELKSLKGIGEKRANYIIELRENSLEPFKEIDDLKDILRMNKKEIKKMMSGIIDS comes from the exons ATGGCGATGGAGGAAATCCTCGACTTTTCCAAAACCATCAGTGGGGCGGTGGTCAAGGTCTCATCTTACCAGGTGGTCCAGGACACCCAGATCTTTGATTTGTTGGAGCCCAAGGACCAAGAGGTTCTCGTACTTGAGGATGCACAGAGGAGGACTCATCTCAAGGGCCTCTCCAAG CTTCATGTGAAGTCAGTTGAGGATTTTGCACACTTGAGCTGCTTCGACAGCAATCGTCAGAATAAGCAGTCCACTAAAGCTTCCACCCAGGTACACACTAGGGGGCACCAAGGGCTGATTATTCACATCTCTAGGGTTGATCAGGGAGGCACAGAATGCGCTATAGCTAAGATGAACTTTCTCAACTTGACAG GCTATGTAGACCCCAAGCAGAAGAATAATGGTGGAGTGGCCGCTCTATCGAACAGTAACAAGTCTATGTATGCCTTGATGAATGTCGTGCAAGCACTGAATAGCAACCAGAGCTTCCTGCCTTATAGGGAGAGCAAAGTTACTCGTATCTTGCAAGATTCTTTATGCAAGACGAGTGGGGCTGTGCTGATCGCCTGCTTG GATGAAATTTCCTGTCAAGATACAGTTTCTACTCTTAGCTTGGCTGCTCGCTCGAGTCAAGTGGCCAATGAACAATACCGCAGATCCATGAGTGTTACAAGTTCCAAAAAGGAAAATTTTAACTTATCTGCAAATGCCAAAAACTCCTCAAGGCCAATCCTTACTTCTATACACCAACCAAATCCTGTAGCAGAGAAGCAAGATCGACCCCAATGGAATAACAGCGCAGCAAAAGCATGTCAAACTCCTATTGCCAATAAGAG AAGGTCTCAACCAATCATGCATTCAGCAAAAAAATCTGAGAGCTTGTTCTCTACTCCAATCAAAACGAAGCAAAAGGATGCTAAACCAACAATGGGTGAAAG AAGCTCTCAACCAATCGTGTACCCAGCAAAGAAAGCGGAAAGCCTGCTCTCTACTCCaatcaaaatgaagcaaaaggatgcTAAACCCACAATCAGTGGAAG GTCTCAACCAATTGTGCGCTCAGCAAAGAAAGCGGAAAGCTCGCTCTCTACTTCTAGAATGAAGCAAAAGGATGCTAAATCTACAGTGAGTAGAAG AACCTTGTTATGTCCGAGCACCAATTCGTCAAAG GAAGATGAGATAGTCGTTGCACCAGCTGCAGTAGAAGTCAAG GAGGTACAATCATCACGAGACATGGAAGTCCATGCTCCATCAACAGATGTG GAATTTGATAAAACAAGCGATACTTTAGATACTGTACCATCTAAAAACAACGAGACCAAGGGAAGGACCCTGGCTTATGTTTATAGGAGGGAGAAACACGATATTGTATCATCTGGAACACAAAAGGTGGTCTCAAGTAGTATGGGGGAAGAG GGATTTGATGAAACAAGCTATACTTTAGATACTGTATCATCTGAAACACAAAAGGTGGTCTTAAGTAGTATGGAGGAAGATGTACAATCATCACCAGGCGTGGAGATCCATGCTCCATCAAGAAATGTG GGATTTGATGAAACAAGCGGTACCTTAGATACTGTATCAGCTGAAACACAAAAGGTGGTCATAAGTAGTATGGAGGAAGAG GACTATTCGTTGTCAGTTTTGCATGCATTGAGTTCACATACTGACTCCGGTGACACCTGCTCTTCTAGTGTACCTG ATGTCCTTGTCAAGAAGACTCCGGTCGATGCTAAGAAACAATCTCCAAAGCTTAGTGACCGTCTGAGAGAAATATCAAACTCACTGAAGCTTCTTAGCACTCGTCCAGTGAGCATAACAACACAAAATATAATGGAAACACCACAAAAAGTAGGCATGGAAACGCCACAAAGAGTAGGCATGGAATATGTGCAGCCGATCAATATGGATGTACCTGAACCAAAAACTCCTGCGACGCACCTGAAATTTGAGCATGCAGAAGAGCCAAGTAATAACTCATTTAAAGCTCGCAGCGTTGGGATCAAG AATTCCATAGTTCAAGAGTGTTTGACTTTCCTGAACAGTGCTAATAA GGAGGAACTAAAAAGCTTGAAG GGGATTGGAGAAAAAAGAGCAAATTACATAATTGAGCTCCGTGAAAACTCACTGGAGCCATTTAAAGAG ATAGATGATCTCAAGGATATCCTTCGAATGAATAAGAAAGAG ATAAAAAAGATGATGTCGGGGATCATCGACTCCTAG